Proteins encoded within one genomic window of Sphingomonas cannabina:
- a CDS encoding Mur ligase family protein: MSAALEARLARLAPDVRDSPSFMLDGVARSVLFFSFTDGSGRATTFSVGGPDADAAWAVGAERLRERGDARWLRVDWVNAAERTCWKDLRTRLARTKRNYFRLGIALDARFECAFLETELNANAMLYGGPTVPTAVVNEGNFTRYAAQRHGLAAVDFDDETPVWLFSTKGLFVGDDLALHRLDGLGRDAGRRSIARLDPDLLLDLIRSGSGYLASQVREDGRFHYGWHPCFDRPIPSYNSLRHASSLYAMLEAWEVTRDPVLQGAIDRALAYLTGELIKPAVLPGGENAAFLVDPGAEIKLGGNAVCLLALVKYSELMATDAYRPLLEKLALGILHMQDATSGRFVHVLHHPSLEVKQPFRIIYYEGEAAFGLMRLFNLTGDKRWLAAVERAFGHFIRSEHWQAHDHWLSYCANELTRHRPREEYFRFGLANIADHLDFVLERITTFPTLLELMMAAERMVSRLRADAASRHLLAGFDLPKFYRALHFRAHYLLNGHFWPELAMFFADPAKITGSFFIRHHAFRIRIDDVEHYLSGLIAYRRYLIERPAGHEDLLESVDTESGWTAASVARAAIGRWIVPPPEGWSARGLCIFGPAMRARDMVVVRQPGEERGIPPSRLAALSHPPAALITTAPDAVRTSDAPILSVANSDAAVVALGAHARAHMTGKVIGVTGSAGKTTVVAMLTRALAPWGPVGRTRRNANLPHGIAWNLASIPWDTPHTVLELAIGRMRHNARLARPDVAVFTNVLPAHLEYHRDLRTIAEHKSAIFEGMAPGSVAVLNRDMTEWAYVHDAAQARGLRTIEFGRSAEAAFRLLDHDPEEAIVAARTPEGDIRYPLAAPGEHMALNSLAVLAVLSALGLPLAPGVAALRGFTPLAGRGDEFLLPVSGGVVTVIDDAYNANPGSMEAAIGLLARKAAARRIAVLGEMLELGADARTYHTALAALVNASGVDRVYVIGRLYIGFWEALAPARRGGFAASLEELKSQLQSALRVGDIVLFKGSHDSGIHQIVHWLKYDRFQPTAGEAIA, from the coding sequence ATGAGCGCGGCGCTGGAGGCCCGGCTCGCCCGCCTTGCTCCCGACGTCCGGGACAGCCCTTCGTTCATGCTGGACGGCGTCGCGCGGTCCGTTCTCTTTTTCTCCTTCACCGACGGCAGTGGGCGGGCGACCACCTTCTCGGTCGGCGGGCCGGACGCGGACGCCGCCTGGGCCGTCGGCGCCGAGCGGCTGCGCGAGCGCGGGGACGCGCGGTGGCTGCGGGTGGATTGGGTGAATGCCGCTGAGCGGACATGTTGGAAGGATCTCCGCACGCGGCTCGCGCGGACCAAGCGCAATTATTTCCGGCTCGGCATCGCCCTCGACGCAAGGTTCGAATGCGCTTTCCTGGAGACCGAGCTCAACGCCAACGCGATGCTCTACGGCGGCCCAACGGTGCCGACCGCGGTCGTCAATGAAGGGAATTTCACCCGTTACGCCGCGCAGCGTCACGGGCTCGCGGCAGTCGATTTCGACGATGAGACCCCGGTCTGGCTGTTCTCGACGAAGGGCCTGTTCGTCGGGGACGACCTGGCGCTGCACCGTCTCGACGGACTGGGGCGCGACGCCGGACGGCGCAGCATCGCCCGGCTGGACCCGGACCTGCTGCTCGACCTCATCCGCAGCGGGAGCGGCTATCTCGCCTCGCAGGTCCGGGAGGACGGCCGCTTCCACTATGGCTGGCATCCCTGCTTCGATCGGCCGATCCCCTCCTACAACAGCCTGCGCCACGCCAGCTCGCTCTACGCGATGCTGGAAGCCTGGGAGGTGACGCGCGATCCGGTGTTGCAGGGCGCGATCGATCGCGCGCTCGCCTATCTCACCGGTGAGTTGATCAAGCCGGCCGTGCTGCCGGGCGGCGAGAACGCGGCGTTCCTCGTCGACCCGGGAGCGGAGATCAAGCTCGGCGGTAACGCGGTCTGCCTGCTCGCGCTGGTCAAGTACAGCGAACTGATGGCGACCGACGCCTATCGGCCGCTGCTGGAGAAGCTGGCGCTCGGTATTCTCCATATGCAGGACGCGACGTCCGGCCGTTTCGTCCATGTCCTCCACCATCCTTCGCTGGAGGTGAAGCAGCCTTTCCGGATCATCTATTACGAAGGCGAAGCCGCCTTCGGGCTGATGCGTCTGTTCAACCTGACCGGGGACAAGCGCTGGTTGGCGGCGGTGGAGCGCGCGTTCGGCCATTTCATCCGGTCCGAGCATTGGCAGGCGCATGACCATTGGCTGAGCTACTGCGCGAACGAGCTCACGCGGCACCGGCCGCGCGAGGAATATTTCCGCTTCGGCCTCGCCAACATCGCCGACCACCTCGACTTCGTTCTCGAGCGGATCACGACCTTCCCGACACTGCTCGAACTGATGATGGCGGCCGAGCGCATGGTCTCGCGCCTGCGGGCCGACGCGGCGTCGAGGCATCTCCTCGCCGGCTTCGATCTTCCCAAATTCTACCGCGCGCTCCATTTCCGCGCCCATTACCTGCTGAACGGCCATTTCTGGCCCGAGCTTGCGATGTTCTTTGCCGATCCGGCGAAGATCACCGGCAGCTTCTTCATCCGTCATCATGCGTTCCGGATCCGGATCGACGATGTCGAACATTATCTGTCCGGGCTGATCGCCTACCGGCGATATCTGATCGAGCGCCCGGCAGGGCATGAAGACCTGCTCGAAAGCGTGGACACGGAGTCCGGCTGGACCGCCGCTTCGGTCGCCCGCGCTGCCATCGGGCGCTGGATCGTGCCTCCGCCGGAGGGTTGGTCGGCAAGAGGATTGTGCATCTTCGGGCCGGCCATGCGCGCGCGCGACATGGTGGTGGTCCGCCAGCCCGGCGAGGAGCGCGGCATCCCGCCGTCCCGGCTCGCTGCGCTTTCCCACCCCCCGGCCGCGCTCATCACCACAGCGCCCGACGCCGTTCGGACCAGCGACGCCCCGATCCTGTCGGTCGCGAACTCGGACGCTGCGGTCGTCGCGCTCGGTGCCCATGCCCGCGCACACATGACCGGCAAGGTGATCGGCGTCACCGGCAGTGCCGGCAAGACCACGGTCGTCGCGATGCTCACCCGAGCGTTGGCGCCATGGGGCCCGGTCGGCCGGACGCGCCGCAACGCGAACCTGCCGCACGGCATCGCCTGGAACCTCGCGTCGATCCCCTGGGATACGCCGCATACGGTGCTGGAACTGGCGATCGGACGGATGCGGCACAATGCGCGGCTGGCGCGGCCGGACGTCGCGGTGTTCACCAACGTCCTCCCCGCGCATCTCGAATATCATCGCGACCTGCGGACGATCGCCGAGCACAAGAGCGCGATCTTCGAAGGCATGGCGCCGGGGAGCGTCGCCGTCCTGAACCGCGACATGACCGAATGGGCCTATGTCCACGATGCGGCGCAGGCCCGAGGGCTTCGGACGATCGAGTTCGGCCGCTCGGCGGAGGCGGCGTTCCGGCTGCTCGATCATGATCCCGAAGAGGCGATCGTTGCCGCACGCACGCCGGAAGGGGACATTCGCTATCCGCTCGCGGCTCCGGGCGAGCATATGGCGCTCAACAGCCTCGCCGTGCTCGCGGTGCTGTCGGCATTGGGTCTGCCGTTGGCACCAGGCGTCGCTGCCTTGCGCGGCTTCACGCCGCTCGCCGGCCGGGGCGACGAGTTTCTGCTTCCGGTGAGCGGAGGCGTCGTCACCGTGATCGACGACGCCTACAACGCCAACCCCGGCTCGATGGAAGCGGCGATCGGATTGCTCGCCAGAAAGGCTGCGGCGCGACGGATCGCCGTCCTGGGCGAAATGCTCGAGCTGGGCGCTGATGCGCGGACCTACCATACCGCTCTTGCCGCGCTGGTGAACGCATCGGGCGTGGATCGTGTCTATGTCATCGGCCGCCTCTATATTGGCTTCTGGGAAGCGCTGGCTCCTGCGCGCCGCGGCGGCTTCGCCGCCTCGCTCGAGGAACTCAAGTCGCAGCTGCAGAGCGCTCTAAGGGTAGGCGATATCGTCCTTTTCAAGGGCTCCCACGACAGCGGCATCCACCAAATCGTGCATTGGCTCAAATACGATCGCTTTCAGCCGACCGCTGGCGAAGCCATAGCCTAG
- a CDS encoding HlyD family efflux transporter periplasmic adaptor subunit encodes MSGGIAVAGPDFVDEGSARLSTSSRLIWLLCALFVAGLAWAWLAKLDEVATGSGRVVPTSHEQVLQSLEGGILAKLMVRQDDIVQPGQIIAQLDPTQAGSTVEESAAKYRAALAAVSRLRAEVNGTPLSFPAELDAYPELKATETRLHEARLRSLNDSVALVDESLRLINREVGIGESLIQVGAASNVEVLRLQRQRAELQLKKSDIRSQYLVEARQDLAKMSEEMEALAPVVRGRSDTLQRLTLRSPVRGVVKNIEVSTIGGVVPPNGKIMEIVPLDDKLLIEARIAPRDIAFIHPSQRASVKITAYDYSIYGGLEGEVTSISPDTIRDEVNPEIYYYRVFVRTGSDALVNKAGKRFPIVPGMIATVDIHTGQKTVLQYLLKPLNRAREALRER; translated from the coding sequence ATGAGTGGCGGGATCGCCGTCGCCGGTCCGGATTTCGTGGACGAGGGCAGCGCGCGCCTCTCCACCTCGTCGCGGCTCATATGGCTTCTCTGTGCGCTGTTTGTCGCGGGGCTTGCCTGGGCCTGGCTGGCCAAGCTCGACGAGGTCGCGACCGGCAGCGGGCGGGTGGTGCCGACCAGCCACGAACAGGTGCTCCAATCGCTCGAGGGCGGGATTCTGGCGAAGCTGATGGTGCGCCAGGACGACATCGTCCAGCCCGGCCAGATTATCGCGCAGCTCGATCCCACCCAGGCCGGCTCCACCGTCGAGGAAAGCGCCGCCAAATACCGCGCCGCGCTCGCCGCCGTGTCCCGGCTGCGCGCGGAGGTGAACGGCACCCCGCTCAGCTTCCCGGCGGAGCTCGACGCCTATCCGGAACTCAAGGCGACCGAGACGCGCCTCCACGAAGCACGGTTGCGCAGCCTCAACGATTCGGTCGCGCTGGTCGACGAATCGCTGCGCCTCATCAACCGCGAGGTCGGGATCGGCGAATCGCTCATCCAGGTGGGGGCGGCGAGCAACGTTGAGGTGCTGCGGCTGCAGCGCCAGCGCGCCGAGCTCCAGCTCAAGAAATCGGACATCCGCTCGCAATATCTGGTCGAGGCGCGGCAGGACCTCGCCAAGATGAGCGAGGAGATGGAGGCGCTCGCGCCGGTGGTGCGCGGCCGCTCGGACACGCTCCAGCGGCTGACGCTGCGCTCGCCGGTGCGCGGCGTGGTCAAGAATATCGAGGTCTCGACGATCGGCGGGGTCGTGCCGCCAAACGGCAAGATCATGGAGATCGTACCCCTCGACGACAAATTGCTGATCGAGGCTCGCATCGCGCCGCGCGACATTGCCTTCATCCATCCGAGCCAGCGCGCCAGCGTCAAGATCACGGCCTATGACTATTCGATCTACGGCGGTCTCGAGGGCGAGGTGACGAGCATCTCTCCCGACACGATCCGCGACGAGGTCAATCCGGAGATCTATTATTACCGGGTCTTCGTCCGCACCGGCTCGGACGCGCTGGTCAACAAGGCGGGCAAGCGGTTCCCGATCGTCCCCGGTATGATCGCGACGGTCGACATCCACACGGGGCAGAAGACCGTCCTCCAATATCTGCTGAAGCCGCTCAATCGCGCGCGCGAGGCCTTGCGAGAGCGATGA
- a CDS encoding type I secretion system permease/ATPase: MNAHLPPRPPQAVELEAWLDMLQQTAQHFRLPVSVQTAKLAGLWRGSDDEQGRVRALARAVGLSVRFVRPEAMRLTSWRLPVIVRLASGDLALVTAIDGEGEASLTLTGESGMQTRMPLAALTGDAELFVVPRPARSAPDARVDAYIRPYEEHWLRRILMQDIGAYGHVLVASLVANCLALAGVLFSMQVYDRVVPAQSLPTLYILFAGVLLAIGFDFLLRRLRMSIIDVLGKRADLRLSDRVFGHALRVRNRARPASTGSFIAQLRDLDQVRDLLTSTTVAAVADLPFFVLFLAIFWSIGGWLVLIPLGALVLLVLPGLAAQRHLRAYATEATRESSLRNAILVEAVQGIEDIKALQAENRFQLQWNHYNSVAAEAQLKLRGLTNSLTVWTQNVQNAVYATTILFGAPMVMAGDITTGTLVAASILGSRMMAPMAQVSQLLSRFQQARVAMGSLDQIMALPVDNPDDEHRIQLPSVAGGFAVRAAVFRYADPNSPPALTVRELDIAPGERIAVLGRNGAGKSTLLQGLSGMLQPVSGEVLLDDLALHQIDPADVRRDVGLLTQSSRLFHGTLRENVTLGAPHATNEEILAALAMAGADNFIRRLRDGLQHVVQEGGVGLSGGQIQAVLLARLLVRQPTVVLLDEPTASMDEMAERHFIQQFKEWSQGRTVVVATHRLRALDLVERIIVVDGGAIVLDDRKDAALRTMQEGRGKAA, encoded by the coding sequence GTGAACGCACACCTGCCGCCCCGGCCGCCGCAAGCGGTCGAGCTCGAGGCGTGGCTCGATATGCTGCAGCAGACGGCGCAGCATTTCCGGCTACCGGTGTCGGTCCAGACCGCGAAGCTCGCCGGCCTGTGGCGCGGCAGCGATGACGAGCAAGGGCGCGTGCGGGCACTCGCCCGCGCCGTCGGGCTTAGCGTGCGCTTCGTCCGGCCCGAGGCGATGCGGCTCACGAGCTGGCGGCTGCCCGTGATCGTCAGGCTCGCGAGCGGCGACCTTGCGCTCGTGACCGCGATCGACGGCGAGGGGGAGGCGAGCCTGACGCTGACCGGCGAGAGCGGCATGCAGACGCGGATGCCGCTCGCCGCGCTGACTGGCGATGCCGAGCTGTTCGTCGTTCCTCGCCCGGCGCGCTCGGCGCCCGATGCGCGGGTCGACGCCTATATCCGCCCGTACGAGGAGCATTGGCTGCGGCGCATCCTCATGCAGGACATCGGCGCCTATGGCCATGTGCTCGTCGCGTCGCTGGTCGCGAACTGCCTGGCACTGGCCGGAGTGCTGTTCTCGATGCAGGTCTACGACCGGGTGGTGCCGGCCCAGTCCTTGCCGACGCTCTACATCCTCTTCGCCGGCGTGCTGCTCGCGATCGGATTCGACTTCCTGCTGCGGCGGCTGCGGATGAGCATCATCGACGTGCTGGGCAAGCGCGCCGACCTGCGCCTGTCGGACCGCGTGTTCGGCCATGCGTTGCGCGTCCGCAACCGCGCGCGGCCGGCCTCCACCGGCAGCTTCATCGCTCAGCTCCGCGATCTCGATCAGGTGCGCGACCTCCTGACCTCGACCACCGTCGCGGCGGTCGCCGACCTGCCGTTCTTCGTCCTGTTCCTCGCCATCTTCTGGTCTATCGGCGGCTGGCTGGTGCTGATCCCGCTGGGGGCACTGGTGCTGCTGGTGCTGCCCGGGCTCGCTGCGCAGCGCCACCTCCGCGCCTATGCGACCGAGGCGACGCGCGAATCCTCGCTGCGCAACGCCATCCTGGTCGAGGCGGTGCAGGGCATCGAGGACATCAAGGCGCTGCAGGCGGAGAACCGTTTCCAGCTCCAGTGGAACCACTACAATTCGGTCGCGGCGGAGGCGCAGCTCAAGCTGCGCGGGCTGACCAACAGCCTCACCGTCTGGACGCAGAACGTCCAGAACGCCGTCTACGCGACGACCATCCTCTTCGGCGCGCCGATGGTGATGGCAGGGGACATCACCACGGGCACGCTGGTCGCCGCGTCGATCCTGGGATCGCGGATGATGGCGCCGATGGCACAGGTCAGCCAGCTCCTCAGCCGGTTCCAGCAGGCGCGCGTGGCAATGGGCAGCCTCGATCAGATCATGGCGCTGCCCGTCGACAATCCTGACGACGAGCACCGTATCCAGCTGCCGTCGGTCGCGGGCGGCTTTGCGGTCCGCGCGGCGGTGTTCCGCTATGCCGACCCCAATTCGCCGCCCGCGCTGACGGTGCGCGAGCTCGACATCGCGCCGGGCGAGCGGATCGCGGTGCTCGGCCGCAACGGCGCGGGCAAGTCAACGCTGCTCCAGGGTCTGTCGGGCATGTTGCAGCCGGTGTCGGGTGAGGTGCTGCTCGACGACCTCGCGCTCCACCAGATCGATCCGGCCGACGTCCGGCGTGACGTTGGCCTGCTCACCCAGAGCAGCCGCCTGTTTCACGGCACGCTCCGCGAGAACGTCACCCTCGGCGCGCCCCATGCGACGAACGAGGAAATCCTGGCTGCCCTCGCCATGGCGGGTGCCGACAATTTCATCCGCCGCCTGCGTGACGGGCTGCAGCATGTGGTCCAGGAGGGCGGCGTCGGGCTGTCGGGTGGGCAGATCCAGGCAGTGCTGCTCGCCCGGCTGCTCGTGCGCCAGCCGACCGTTGTGCTGCTCGACGAGCCGACCGCGTCGATGGACGAGATGGCCGAGCGCCATTTCATCCAGCAGTTCAAGGAATGGAGCCAGGGGCGGACCGTGGTGGTCGCTACGCACCGGCTGCGTGCGCTCGACCTCGTTGAGCGGATCATCGTCGTCGACGGCGGCGCGATCGTGCTCGACGACCGCAAGGATGCGGCGCTGCGCACCATGCAGGAAGGGAGGGGGAAGGCCGCATGA
- a CDS encoding TolC family protein, with the protein MAWHPSVIEAVGRLNARAEEVHVARAGYYPQIRAGVGSGYDNRLSNQWRPRPQVTASQMLYDFGKVASSVESARAGTRIGEAQVLLAIDGLIRDTAYAAIEVQRGVALHQVALDQLASVRQISELVRNRYTRGAATRSDALQAQARVEAAEATLTQIEAAQRRWASNLAFLLGRNAPPQVMPDVPQWLASACLGGTPDWARVPAVMAAEAGRDQASADLKRSRAERMPTLSVEGGAAADLSSPFSDRSQYNFGLSVSSSVFSGGALRARQRGAAFALAAAEAAVADARNETGQRLAEAQQQIASFSQLLDTLASRQAKMAETGRLYRLQYLEMGTRTLVDLLNAEQELHQVRFDAANTSHDLRRLEVDCLYYSGSARAAFGLSGTVVRGVTL; encoded by the coding sequence GTGGCGTGGCATCCGTCGGTGATCGAGGCGGTGGGGCGACTGAATGCCCGCGCCGAAGAGGTGCATGTCGCCCGCGCCGGCTATTATCCGCAGATCAGGGCCGGGGTCGGCTCCGGCTACGACAACCGGCTCAGCAACCAATGGCGGCCGCGGCCGCAGGTCACGGCATCGCAGATGCTCTACGATTTCGGCAAGGTCGCGAGTTCGGTCGAATCGGCCCGCGCGGGCACCCGGATCGGGGAGGCGCAGGTCCTGCTGGCGATCGACGGGCTGATCCGCGACACCGCCTATGCGGCGATCGAGGTACAGCGCGGCGTGGCGCTTCATCAGGTGGCACTGGATCAGCTCGCCAGCGTCCGACAGATCAGCGAGCTCGTCCGCAATCGCTACACGCGCGGGGCCGCGACGCGATCGGATGCGCTCCAGGCCCAGGCGCGGGTCGAGGCGGCGGAGGCGACCCTCACCCAGATCGAGGCCGCGCAGCGGCGCTGGGCGAGCAACCTCGCCTTCCTGCTCGGCCGCAACGCTCCGCCGCAGGTGATGCCGGACGTGCCGCAGTGGCTGGCGTCCGCCTGTCTGGGCGGGACGCCCGATTGGGCGCGGGTCCCCGCGGTCATGGCAGCCGAGGCCGGGCGCGACCAAGCGAGCGCCGACCTGAAGCGCAGCCGGGCCGAGCGGATGCCGACCCTCTCGGTCGAAGGCGGAGCCGCGGCCGACCTCAGCTCGCCGTTCTCAGACCGCAGCCAGTATAATTTCGGGCTCTCGGTTTCGAGCAGCGTGTTCAGCGGCGGCGCGCTCAGGGCCCGCCAGCGTGGTGCCGCCTTTGCGCTCGCCGCCGCCGAGGCGGCCGTCGCCGACGCCCGCAACGAGACCGGCCAGCGCCTCGCCGAGGCGCAGCAGCAGATCGCCAGCTTCTCGCAGCTCCTCGACACGCTGGCATCGCGCCAGGCCAAGATGGCGGAGACGGGGCGGCTCTATCGCCTGCAATATCTGGAAATGGGGACCCGGACGCTGGTCGATCTCCTCAATGCCGAGCAGGAACTCCATCAGGTCCGCTTCGATGCTGCAAACACGTCGCACGACCTCCGCCGGCTGGAGGTGGACTGCCTCTATTATTCGGGCAGCGCGCGCGCGGCGTTCGGCCTCAGCGGCACCGTCGTCCGGGGAGTGACGCTGTGA